The Sorangiineae bacterium MSr11367 genome window below encodes:
- a CDS encoding SDR family NAD(P)-dependent oxidoreductase: MRVLIFGATSAIAAEVAKIHAERGDQLYLVGRNAEKLAEVASRLGEKVTTKVADLGDLDANATLVEECIAALGGVDAALIAHGDLGDQLASERTFKDAEAILRVNFTSVISLLIPLANHMEATRQGRIGVITSVAGDRGRPRNYTYGAAKGALNVYLQGLRTRLYAAGVSVTTLKLGPVDSPMTHDHGKHLLFGKPVPVARSIVAAMDAGTAEAYVPFFWRAIMPIVKNTPERVFQRLPFLSGR, encoded by the coding sequence ATGCGCGTACTGATCTTTGGTGCCACGTCCGCCATCGCCGCCGAGGTGGCGAAAATCCATGCCGAGCGGGGCGATCAGCTCTACTTGGTGGGGCGCAATGCCGAAAAGCTCGCCGAGGTGGCCTCGCGTCTGGGCGAGAAGGTCACCACCAAGGTGGCGGACCTCGGGGATCTGGACGCCAATGCCACGCTGGTGGAGGAGTGTATCGCAGCGTTGGGTGGGGTCGACGCCGCGCTGATTGCCCACGGCGATCTCGGGGACCAGCTGGCCAGCGAGCGCACCTTCAAGGACGCGGAGGCGATTCTGCGGGTGAATTTCACCAGCGTCATCTCCCTGCTCATTCCGCTGGCCAACCACATGGAGGCCACACGGCAAGGGCGCATCGGTGTGATCACGTCGGTGGCGGGCGATCGCGGGCGGCCGCGCAATTACACGTACGGCGCGGCCAAGGGTGCGCTCAACGTGTACCTGCAAGGGCTTCGCACGCGACTGTACGCCGCGGGCGTGTCGGTGACGACCTTGAAGCTCGGGCCCGTGGACTCGCCGATGACGCACGACCATGGCAAGCACTTGCTCTTCGGCAAGCCGGTACCGGTGGCGCGATCCATCGTGGCCGCCATGGATGCGGGCACCGCGGAAGCGTACGTCCCCTTCTTCTGGCGGGCGATCATGCCCATCGTCAAGAACACGCCGGAGCGCGTGTTTCAGCGATTGCCGTTCTTGTCGGGTCGCTAG
- a CDS encoding C45 family autoproteolytic acyltransferase/hydrolase has translation MHDAAQPSNLRAIELHCVPIAMPPIPELNVDLDAPPERRWDGLSEWRQEGRELLKFYLRDLGGLDAFSSVLTGYRDDFVDPEYVAEMRSVARILDAREEEVLLVNLYYDALKLLLASPMGCTAFAVDTAGPPLHARNLDWTNADGRLAKSTVIVNFHRGEGAPLYRTVGWPGFVGCLSGVAPGRFAITLNAVLSDDPPELAPPISLLLRRVLEKAETFDIAVATLRDTEVASDGLLLVTGTRPGEMAVIERTPTRAVVRGPKDGAIFVANDYRALSSSPSAMTELTATSYGRYGHAERLVRANAPVDAESCLAVLRNGNVKMGITVQHMVFSAAQGTVVVALPA, from the coding sequence ATGCATGATGCGGCGCAACCGAGCAATCTTCGGGCCATCGAGCTACACTGCGTGCCGATCGCCATGCCGCCCATCCCCGAATTGAATGTGGACCTCGACGCGCCGCCGGAGCGGCGATGGGACGGGCTGTCAGAGTGGCGCCAGGAAGGCCGTGAGCTGCTGAAGTTCTATTTACGTGACCTTGGCGGCCTCGATGCCTTTTCGTCCGTTCTCACGGGCTACCGCGACGACTTCGTCGATCCGGAATACGTGGCCGAAATGCGCAGCGTGGCCCGCATCCTCGATGCGCGCGAGGAAGAGGTGCTCCTGGTCAACCTCTACTACGACGCGCTCAAGCTCCTTCTCGCGAGCCCGATGGGGTGCACGGCCTTCGCCGTCGATACCGCAGGTCCGCCCCTCCATGCGCGAAACCTCGATTGGACGAACGCCGATGGGCGCCTGGCCAAGAGCACGGTCATCGTGAATTTTCACCGCGGCGAGGGCGCCCCCCTTTACCGCACCGTGGGTTGGCCTGGCTTCGTGGGCTGTTTGAGCGGTGTAGCGCCGGGCCGTTTCGCCATCACGCTGAACGCCGTCCTCAGCGACGATCCTCCGGAGCTGGCGCCGCCGATTTCCCTGCTCCTCCGCCGCGTGCTCGAAAAGGCCGAGACGTTCGACATAGCGGTAGCGACACTCCGCGATACCGAAGTCGCCTCCGACGGTCTGCTCCTGGTAACGGGCACCCGTCCGGGCGAAATGGCGGTCATCGAGCGCACGCCGACGCGGGCCGTGGTTCGAGGGCCCAAGGACGGCGCCATCTTCGTCGCCAACGACTACCGCGCGCTTTCCTCCTCGCCTTCGGCCATGACGGAGCTGACCGCCACGTCGTACGGGCGCTACGGGCACGCGGAGCGGCTGGTTCGCGCCAATGCACCCGTGGACGCGGAATCGTGCCTGGCCGTGCTTCGCAATGGGAACGTGAAAATGGGCATCACCGTCCAGCACATGGTCTTTTCGGCCGCACAGGGCACGGTGGTGGTCGCGCTTCCCGCGTGA
- a CDS encoding SDR family NAD(P)-dependent oxidoreductase: protein MKAIVLGGTSGMGRAIAQRLAERGDGVFLLGIGDTELERSAADLKSRHPSRVDVGYAVCDLEKPETFAGALDAADTALSGFDAVIVTAGLFGTQEALEADIEFTRRLVTVNYANTVVFCEHARKRLLERGGGHLTVFSSVAGDRGRKPVAIYGSAKAGLSVYLEALDHKFHAAGLSVLCVKPGFVRTAMTAGLKPPPFAGEPDQVAGDVLRAMDARKPMIYTPGIWALVMLVIRWLPRFVMRKIGF from the coding sequence ATGAAGGCCATCGTTCTGGGAGGCACCTCGGGCATGGGCCGCGCCATCGCACAGCGATTGGCGGAGCGCGGAGACGGCGTTTTTCTCTTGGGCATCGGCGACACGGAGCTCGAGCGAAGCGCAGCGGATTTGAAATCACGCCACCCGTCGCGGGTCGACGTGGGATATGCGGTTTGCGATCTCGAGAAACCGGAGACCTTCGCCGGTGCGCTCGACGCGGCCGATACCGCGCTGTCGGGCTTCGACGCCGTCATCGTCACCGCCGGGTTGTTCGGGACGCAAGAAGCGCTCGAGGCGGACATCGAATTCACGCGCCGCCTGGTCACGGTGAATTACGCGAACACCGTGGTGTTCTGCGAGCACGCGCGAAAGCGCCTTCTGGAGCGCGGAGGCGGGCACCTCACCGTGTTTTCCTCGGTGGCGGGCGATCGCGGGCGCAAGCCGGTGGCCATCTACGGGTCCGCCAAGGCGGGGCTTTCGGTGTACCTGGAGGCGCTGGACCACAAGTTCCACGCGGCCGGGCTCTCCGTGCTCTGCGTGAAACCCGGGTTCGTGAGAACGGCGATGACCGCGGGGCTGAAGCCGCCGCCGTTCGCCGGGGAACCGGACCAAGTTGCGGGCGATGTCCTTCGTGCGATGGACGCACGCAAACCGATGATTTACACACCGGGCATCTGGGCGCTGGTCATGCTGGTGATTCGCTGGCTGCCGCGCTTCGTGATGCGCAAGATCGGATTCTGA
- a CDS encoding MBL fold metallo-hydrolase, producing the protein MNIRRMLFLALATPFLHCGDSASNSTSNDTSNAPLTRLTESLGGAAALDAMRTLSIEATGLHSAYDEGVDPGGAPTPASDFTFAGRIDVGADQMLLSYKRNYLAIVPGATSDYSEIVAGQRGYVRGIESVFGGPAGTVGAPMSSARWAATRRHQVLSNPHLLLKGRAANDVRDEGLENRDGRSYRRIVVSDPWGIRDFTLRLDDAGRLAQLSTLESDHLRGDINVDVTYEQWEPSGGLLFPRRVSIAVDHQTVRVEDRSSIQVNAPLEQELFAMPDGPPQEFDDDHADFGHRRAQSYQRFAGLGLNSFVDPLHETVVGVEVATGVYHLVGTGHHSMLVDQGASSVLVEAPLDEERSKALLAWIDTNLPGGLAAHPISNVVMTHHHADHSAGLRTFVARGAAVVVAKESEAFMRDMFTSAHTISPDDLSARKDIVPVLRPVESEGSLAIGNVSVHHVRSSHAADMLIVHVTAAGSPGILFNSDLYNPTEGDLIPARRERAVGFNEAIIRLGLNTPDRIFVGGHGNMAGTRHFNVTYAQFQAQLARVQGQAP; encoded by the coding sequence ATGAACATTCGACGCATGCTCTTTTTGGCTCTCGCCACCCCATTCCTTCACTGCGGGGATTCGGCATCCAATTCCACATCCAACGACACGTCCAACGCTCCCCTGACCCGCCTCACCGAGAGTCTCGGCGGTGCCGCGGCGCTGGATGCGATGCGCACGTTGTCCATCGAGGCCACTGGCTTGCACTCCGCGTACGACGAAGGGGTCGACCCGGGCGGCGCCCCGACACCGGCCAGCGACTTCACCTTCGCCGGCCGCATCGATGTCGGCGCCGACCAAATGTTGCTCTCGTACAAGCGGAACTATCTGGCCATCGTGCCCGGTGCCACCAGCGACTACAGCGAAATCGTCGCGGGCCAGCGCGGATACGTCCGCGGCATCGAGTCGGTCTTCGGCGGACCGGCGGGCACGGTGGGGGCTCCCATGTCGTCGGCGCGGTGGGCGGCGACGCGCCGGCATCAGGTGCTCTCGAATCCGCATCTCCTGCTCAAAGGACGCGCGGCGAACGACGTTCGTGACGAGGGCCTCGAGAACCGCGACGGACGCTCGTACCGCCGCATCGTCGTGAGCGATCCCTGGGGCATCCGCGACTTCACCTTGCGGCTCGACGACGCGGGCCGACTCGCCCAACTGTCCACCCTCGAGAGCGACCATTTGCGCGGGGACATCAACGTCGACGTCACCTACGAACAATGGGAGCCGAGCGGCGGGCTTCTCTTTCCGCGACGCGTCTCCATCGCCGTGGATCATCAGACGGTGCGCGTCGAAGATCGCTCCAGCATCCAGGTGAATGCGCCGCTGGAGCAGGAGCTCTTCGCCATGCCGGACGGGCCACCGCAGGAATTCGACGACGATCACGCGGACTTCGGCCATCGGCGTGCGCAGTCGTACCAGCGATTCGCTGGCCTCGGGCTCAACTCCTTCGTGGACCCGCTGCATGAAACGGTGGTGGGCGTCGAGGTGGCCACGGGCGTGTACCACCTCGTGGGGACCGGGCACCATTCGATGCTCGTCGACCAGGGGGCCAGCAGTGTCCTCGTGGAGGCGCCGCTGGACGAAGAGCGGAGCAAGGCGCTGCTCGCTTGGATCGATACCAACCTTCCCGGTGGCTTGGCCGCCCACCCCATCTCGAACGTGGTCATGACCCACCACCATGCCGATCATTCGGCAGGCCTCCGAACCTTCGTGGCCCGCGGTGCGGCCGTCGTCGTCGCCAAGGAAAGCGAAGCCTTCATGCGCGACATGTTCACGAGCGCCCACACCATCTCGCCCGACGATCTCAGTGCGCGAAAGGACATCGTCCCGGTGCTGCGCCCGGTGGAATCCGAAGGTTCGCTCGCGATTGGAAATGTGAGCGTCCACCACGTTCGCTCGTCCCATGCCGCCGACATGCTCATCGTTCACGTGACCGCGGCGGGCTCGCCCGGGATCCTCTTCAATAGCGACCTTTACAATCCCACCGAGGGAGATCTCATTCCCGCGCGCCGCGAGCGTGCGGTCGGCTTCAACGAGGCCATCATCCGGCTCGGGTTGAATACACCGGATCGTATTTTCGTGGGTGGACACGGCAACATGGCGGGAACCCGCCACTTCAATGTCACGTATGCGCAATTCCAAGCTCAACTGGCCCGCGTGCAAGGACAGGCGCCGTGA
- a CDS encoding FAD-binding oxidoreductase, which yields MGSPANGQSTLSGWGRVPVAGREQLSENLEAATRGAVLCRGLGRSYGDSSLPANADDKVVATRLANRILAFDPESGILRAEAGLCLADLNRLFIPRGYFTPVTPGTKFVTVGGMVASDVHGKNHHQEGCFGAHVQSLRMRLASDDIVTCSETENPDLFYATIGGMGLLGHILEVEFKMHRISSPWIWMESERVGDIDEFITALSNAAPRWPMTVGWIDCLIRGASLGRGILMAGRWATPEEAKAKPPPLTRKKTLPFEFPNWAINPLTVQAFNVAYYWQHMNHRNAGLVGTDPFFYPLDAVLHWNRVYGPRGFTQYQCVLPRAAGPQAVREFMELLTKLGGASPLCVIKDCGPEGKGLLSFPLEGTSIAIDMAISAETQRIVDRLNEFVIAAGGRIYLTKDGFTRPEHFAAMEPRLPQFLAAREKWDPKRRLRSAQSHRLFGDRA from the coding sequence ATGGGTTCGCCGGCGAACGGACAATCCACACTTTCAGGCTGGGGCCGGGTGCCCGTTGCGGGTCGCGAGCAGCTTTCCGAAAACCTGGAGGCGGCCACGCGCGGAGCGGTCCTTTGCCGCGGGCTCGGACGCTCGTACGGCGACTCCTCGCTCCCGGCGAATGCCGACGACAAGGTCGTGGCCACACGTCTGGCCAATCGCATCCTCGCGTTCGATCCGGAAAGCGGCATCCTGCGCGCGGAGGCCGGCTTGTGCCTGGCCGATTTGAATCGCCTGTTCATTCCGCGTGGGTATTTCACGCCGGTCACCCCGGGGACGAAGTTCGTCACCGTGGGCGGCATGGTGGCGAGCGACGTGCATGGGAAGAACCACCACCAAGAGGGGTGTTTCGGCGCGCACGTGCAGTCCCTGCGCATGCGTTTGGCGAGCGACGACATCGTCACCTGCAGCGAAACCGAGAATCCTGATTTGTTTTACGCGACCATCGGCGGAATGGGACTATTGGGTCACATTCTGGAGGTGGAATTCAAAATGCACCGCATCTCCTCCCCGTGGATCTGGATGGAGAGCGAGCGCGTTGGCGATATCGACGAATTCATCACCGCATTGTCCAATGCCGCCCCTCGCTGGCCGATGACCGTGGGGTGGATCGATTGTTTGATCCGCGGTGCCTCGCTGGGTCGGGGCATCCTGATGGCGGGTCGATGGGCCACGCCCGAGGAAGCGAAGGCCAAGCCTCCCCCGTTGACGCGGAAGAAAACGCTGCCCTTCGAATTTCCGAATTGGGCAATCAACCCGCTGACCGTGCAGGCTTTCAATGTTGCTTACTATTGGCAGCACATGAACCATCGCAACGCCGGTCTCGTGGGAACCGATCCATTTTTCTATCCGCTCGACGCCGTGCTTCACTGGAATCGTGTTTACGGGCCTCGCGGCTTCACGCAATACCAATGCGTGCTCCCGCGCGCGGCAGGGCCCCAAGCCGTTCGGGAGTTCATGGAACTTTTGACCAAGTTGGGTGGCGCATCGCCCTTGTGCGTCATCAAGGACTGCGGCCCGGAAGGCAAAGGCCTCTTGTCGTTTCCCCTCGAAGGCACGTCCATCGCCATTGACATGGCCATCTCGGCCGAGACACAACGCATCGTGGATCGCTTGAACGAATTCGTCATCGCGGCCGGCGGCCGCATCTACCTGACCAAGGATGGCTTCACGCGCCCCGAGCATTTCGCCGCGATGGAACCACGTCTGCCGCAATTCCTGGCCGCGCGCGAAAAGTGGGATCCGAAGCGAAGGCTCCGCAGCGCGCAGTCGCACCGACTCTTTGGAGACCGCGCATGA
- a CDS encoding cyclase family protein has protein sequence MRRIVDLSIYLENDVISDPPPFVPKITYFTHQQSAPQLLGFFPGLTQADLPDGEAWAVEKVELITHNGTHLDAPYHFHSTMDGGARAITIDEVPLDWCLQPAVKLDFRHFPDGYVVTARDVEAELSRIEHTLSPLEIVVVNTRAGSRYGHDDYVSAGCGMGREATLYLLERGVRLTGTDAWSWDAPFVHTAAKYGETHDASLIWEGHKVGRDIGYCHLEKLHNLENVPSHGFSISCFPVKIRGASAGWTRAVAIFDDLA, from the coding sequence ATGCGGCGCATCGTCGACTTATCCATTTACCTCGAAAACGACGTTATTTCCGACCCGCCCCCGTTCGTGCCGAAGATCACGTACTTCACGCACCAGCAATCGGCACCGCAGTTGCTCGGGTTCTTTCCGGGTCTCACCCAAGCGGATTTGCCCGATGGTGAAGCGTGGGCGGTCGAAAAGGTCGAGCTCATCACCCACAATGGCACGCACCTCGACGCTCCGTATCACTTCCATTCGACGATGGACGGCGGCGCCCGCGCCATCACCATCGACGAGGTCCCGCTCGATTGGTGCCTGCAGCCGGCGGTGAAGCTCGACTTTCGGCATTTCCCCGATGGGTACGTCGTGACCGCGCGGGATGTGGAGGCGGAGTTGTCTCGCATCGAGCATACGCTTTCGCCCTTGGAGATCGTGGTGGTCAACACGCGCGCGGGCAGCCGCTATGGCCACGACGACTACGTGAGCGCGGGATGCGGAATGGGGCGCGAGGCCACGTTGTACTTGCTGGAACGGGGCGTGCGCCTCACCGGCACCGACGCGTGGAGCTGGGACGCCCCCTTCGTGCATACCGCTGCGAAATACGGGGAGACGCACGACGCATCGCTGATTTGGGAGGGCCACAAAGTGGGCCGGGATATCGGCTATTGCCATCTCGAGAAGCTGCACAACCTCGAGAACGTGCCGTCGCACGGCTTTTCCATTTCGTGTTTCCCCGTCAAGATCCGCGGGGCATCGGCGGGTTGGACACGCGCCGTCGCCATTTTCGACGATCTGGCGTAA
- the nikR gene encoding nickel-responsive transcriptional regulator NikR, with amino-acid sequence MKDDLVRFGIAMEGSLLSAFDKVVEARGGSRSEAFRDLARAEVGRTQMRKGAEAVGTLTIIYDHHVRELNDRLTEIQHELGSQIFATTHVHLDHHRCLEVIMVRGRADQLQDVADRIIAIRGVIHGGLQLFTDVPHKPAWQRQSKAAASDEHAHDHGHTHAPKSEPKKAAPRRKA; translated from the coding sequence ATGAAAGACGATCTCGTTCGGTTCGGAATTGCCATGGAAGGGTCGCTCTTGTCGGCCTTCGACAAGGTCGTCGAAGCTCGCGGCGGCTCGCGCTCGGAAGCGTTTCGCGATCTGGCGCGCGCCGAGGTCGGACGGACGCAAATGCGCAAGGGCGCCGAGGCGGTGGGAACGCTCACCATCATCTACGACCACCACGTTCGCGAGCTCAACGATCGCCTGACCGAGATCCAGCACGAGCTAGGCTCGCAAATCTTCGCGACCACGCACGTGCACCTCGACCACCATCGCTGCCTGGAGGTCATCATGGTGCGCGGGCGCGCCGACCAGTTGCAGGACGTGGCCGATCGCATCATCGCCATCCGCGGGGTCATCCATGGCGGCTTGCAGCTCTTCACCGACGTGCCGCACAAACCCGCGTGGCAACGTCAATCGAAAGCTGCAGCATCGGACGAGCACGCGCACGACCACGGCCACACGCATGCCCCCAAGAGCGAGCCCAAAAAAGCAGCGCCGCGGCGCAAAGCCTGA
- a CDS encoding deoxyhypusine synthase family protein — protein MTTPAASLPILEFVLTNYKNFNARSTRDALLAYLRHIEAGGKMFWAVAGAMSSAQLGITLAPAIRAGLIHGLSVTGANLEESLFRLVAHDSYKDFPDYRYFTKEDDTKILEQRMRRVTDTSIPEDEAFRAVEKYLVPMWTNATQRGERRFWHEYFYELVQTIGTDLHQGNADECWLLAAAKAKLPIVVPGYEDSTFGNIFASHVKTGECNASIAKSGIEYMAHFYDQYQELSTGPGIGFFQIGGGIAGDFPICVVPSIKYDLDQPVKPWAYFCQISDSTTSYGSYSGATPNEKITWDKLTQETPMFVIESDATIVVPLILRALLECKQHPAEAKKLLANLPTSHG, from the coding sequence ATGACGACGCCCGCCGCCTCCCTGCCGATCCTCGAATTCGTTCTCACGAATTACAAGAACTTCAACGCGCGCTCCACGCGTGATGCGCTGCTCGCGTACCTACGGCACATCGAAGCGGGTGGAAAGATGTTTTGGGCCGTGGCGGGGGCCATGTCCTCGGCGCAGCTGGGCATCACCTTGGCGCCCGCGATTCGGGCCGGTCTCATCCACGGCTTGTCGGTCACCGGCGCCAACTTGGAAGAGTCGCTCTTCCGCTTGGTCGCGCACGACAGCTACAAAGATTTCCCCGACTACCGCTACTTCACCAAGGAAGACGACACGAAGATCCTCGAGCAGCGGATGCGTCGGGTGACGGACACGAGCATTCCCGAGGACGAAGCATTTCGCGCGGTGGAGAAGTACCTCGTTCCGATGTGGACGAACGCCACCCAGCGCGGTGAGCGACGCTTCTGGCACGAGTACTTCTACGAGCTGGTTCAAACCATCGGCACCGACCTGCACCAGGGCAATGCCGACGAGTGCTGGCTCCTCGCGGCCGCCAAAGCCAAGCTGCCCATCGTCGTCCCGGGCTACGAAGATTCGACCTTCGGCAACATCTTTGCGTCGCACGTAAAGACGGGCGAGTGCAACGCCAGCATTGCCAAGTCGGGCATCGAGTACATGGCGCACTTCTACGACCAGTACCAAGAGCTCTCCACCGGCCCGGGCATCGGCTTCTTCCAGATCGGCGGCGGCATCGCGGGCGACTTCCCCATCTGCGTGGTGCCGTCCATCAAGTACGACCTGGACCAGCCGGTGAAGCCCTGGGCGTACTTCTGCCAGATTTCCGACTCGACGACATCGTACGGCTCGTACTCCGGCGCGACGCCGAACGAGAAGATCACCTGGGACAAGCTCACGCAGGAGACGCCGATGTTCGTCATCGAATCGGACGCCACCATCGTCGTGCCGCTCATCCTTCGCGCGCTCCTCGAGTGCAAGCAGCACCCCGCCGAGGCGAAGAAGCTGCTCGCGAATTTGCCAACGTCGCACGGGTAG
- a CDS encoding serine protease: MHATLMKRLAFAVGCSFCACGNGASGVPGSQDAAPSPDASKDAGAPPFDAGDGATSGGSQLLDGLDPASAKYKAIGRFHGSLTCTAVFVQTSPNPAAPAYALTSGHCPAILGANDVTLDAEAGSDFRVVFNYFANTEQARVQVPVARIEHATMKGHDIAVLKLARTVGELGTLGIAPLEIAASSPSAGTPLDVVGAPLDTSQADDFLRRERCMGRTSSVNLVEFHWHFFDAQANDCIDIRSGSSGSPVFVHAGTRIHALMNTTARGSDGTTDCYANRPCELTATGYTVRPDASYATPVAGLGGCFDARGLFDRRRAQCPLDDGRQLQVEGGPLGANQPYVMDNGVRRRLRWDRALHHAEFTHYRYKTGPAHATNCRDLAGYGAPTALTATSVIRDEVPEAEGFYYLCLLGGRSPTPDSTWQNPRFVRIEQVQIDTTPPQRLPGTLVHDFGAEGLRVELIFYPPELSQYRYKVGPSASTDCAQPDGYDDYLRIAIPILREDLPAKLCIVGQDEAGNAAPPFARTFE; this comes from the coding sequence ATGCATGCGACGCTCATGAAGCGCTTGGCCTTCGCGGTGGGATGTTCCTTCTGCGCTTGTGGCAACGGCGCGTCGGGTGTGCCGGGATCCCAGGATGCCGCGCCTTCGCCCGATGCGTCGAAGGACGCCGGCGCACCGCCCTTCGACGCTGGGGATGGAGCCACGTCGGGCGGTTCGCAGCTTCTCGACGGACTCGATCCGGCGAGTGCCAAGTACAAGGCCATTGGCCGGTTTCACGGCAGTTTGACGTGTACGGCGGTGTTCGTCCAAACCTCGCCCAATCCGGCCGCACCGGCGTATGCACTGACCAGTGGCCACTGCCCGGCCATCCTGGGCGCCAACGACGTGACCCTCGACGCCGAAGCAGGGTCGGACTTCCGCGTGGTGTTCAATTACTTCGCGAACACGGAGCAAGCTCGAGTTCAGGTTCCCGTGGCACGGATCGAACATGCCACGATGAAGGGCCATGACATCGCGGTCCTCAAGTTGGCCCGAACCGTGGGCGAGCTTGGCACGCTCGGGATCGCACCGCTCGAGATCGCTGCTTCGTCTCCCTCGGCGGGCACGCCGCTCGATGTCGTCGGTGCACCGCTCGACACCTCGCAGGCGGACGACTTTTTGCGCCGCGAGCGATGCATGGGGCGCACGTCGTCCGTCAACCTCGTCGAGTTCCATTGGCATTTCTTCGACGCGCAGGCCAACGACTGCATCGATATTCGCAGCGGCAGCTCGGGATCGCCGGTCTTCGTGCACGCAGGCACGCGGATCCACGCGCTGATGAACACCACCGCGCGCGGCTCGGACGGGACGACGGATTGCTACGCCAACCGCCCCTGCGAGCTCACCGCCACGGGCTACACGGTCCGCCCGGACGCGAGTTATGCGACGCCCGTCGCCGGCCTGGGCGGCTGTTTCGACGCCCGCGGTCTCTTCGATCGCCGCCGTGCGCAGTGCCCGCTCGACGATGGGCGGCAGCTCCAGGTCGAGGGCGGTCCGCTCGGCGCAAACCAGCCCTACGTCATGGACAACGGCGTTCGCCGCCGTCTGCGTTGGGATCGCGCGCTTCACCATGCGGAGTTTACGCACTACCGCTACAAGACCGGGCCCGCCCATGCGACGAACTGCCGCGATCTGGCCGGCTACGGTGCCCCCACCGCGCTCACGGCCACCAGCGTCATTCGTGACGAGGTGCCCGAGGCCGAAGGCTTTTACTATTTGTGCCTTTTGGGCGGCCGCAGCCCCACGCCGGATTCGACGTGGCAAAACCCGCGCTTCGTGCGCATCGAGCAGGTGCAAATCGATACGACGCCACCCCAACGCCTACCGGGGACACTCGTGCATGATTTTGGCGCCGAAGGACTCCGCGTCGAATTGATCTTCTATCCGCCGGAATTGTCTCAATACCGATACAAGGTCGGCCCCTCCGCGAGCACCGATTGCGCGCAGCCCGACGGCTACGACGATTATCTCCGTATCGCGATTCCGATTCTCCGCGAAGATCTCCCAGCGAAACTTTGCATCGTCGGCCAAGACGAGGCAGGCAACGCCGCCCCACCATTCGCGCGCACCTTCGAATAG
- a CDS encoding LysR family transcriptional regulator, with protein sequence MTVADLNAVSIFVQVVDSKSFRAAARALDVPKSTVSLRVAQLEERLGTRLLDRTTRTVRLTEEGRSYYLQVAPALTALDYAERSLADLQSAPAGRLRVTAPFEMGQFVLCPIIIDYMRRYPAVELSVDLTDRRVNLVEDGFDLAVRRGSLSHSTFIARKLGSPDDLHLYASPHYLDVRGEPKSPEDLAEHDCLLMSGRQEPSRWKFRRDAQSIVVDVRARTTVNSYIVLRELAAAGYGITELPDYAAASAVSSGTLRPVLDEYRLPPLPWYAVYPSSRNVPPKLQAFINLLTAHFTAVEAAKAKQK encoded by the coding sequence ATGACGGTCGCGGATCTCAATGCGGTATCCATCTTCGTGCAGGTCGTGGACTCGAAGAGCTTTCGCGCCGCCGCCCGCGCGCTCGACGTGCCCAAATCCACGGTGAGCCTCCGTGTGGCGCAACTCGAGGAGCGTTTGGGCACACGGCTCTTGGATCGAACCACCCGCACGGTTCGCCTCACCGAAGAAGGCCGCTCCTATTACCTGCAGGTGGCCCCGGCCCTCACCGCACTCGACTATGCGGAGCGAAGCCTGGCCGATCTCCAATCCGCGCCCGCAGGCCGGTTGCGGGTGACGGCGCCCTTCGAAATGGGCCAATTCGTATTATGCCCGATCATCATCGATTACATGCGGCGATACCCTGCGGTGGAATTGAGCGTGGACCTGACCGATCGCCGGGTCAATCTGGTGGAGGACGGCTTCGATTTGGCCGTGCGCCGGGGTTCTCTTTCCCATTCGACGTTCATTGCACGCAAGCTGGGCAGCCCCGACGACTTGCATTTGTACGCAAGTCCACACTACTTGGATGTACGCGGCGAGCCGAAGTCGCCCGAGGACCTCGCCGAGCACGATTGCCTGCTCATGAGCGGCCGCCAGGAGCCGAGCCGGTGGAAGTTCCGCCGCGACGCACAGTCCATCGTGGTGGACGTCCGCGCCCGCACGACGGTGAACAGCTACATCGTCCTGCGCGAGCTCGCCGCGGCCGGATATGGCATCACCGAGCTCCCCGACTACGCCGCGGCCTCCGCCGTGTCGTCCGGCACCCTCCGCCCCGTGCTCGACGAATACCGCCTCCCACCGCTCCCGTGGTATGCCGTTTATCCCAGCTCGCGCAACGTTCCTCCAAAGCTGCAAGCGTTCATCAATCTACTCACCGCCCACTTCACCGCCGTCGAGGCGGCGAAGGCAAAACAGAAATAG